A portion of the Granulosicoccus antarcticus IMCC3135 genome contains these proteins:
- a CDS encoding peroxiredoxin-like family protein, with product MLLPRQKTPDLAFDTVAHGKFDLSAESSERGTIVCFYRGLHCPICAKYLTELQKNVDAFAERGVGVVAVSSDTEERAALMGTNIKADKLRIGYGLSLSKAREWDLYISTSRGKTSIGIEEPALFSEPGLFVVNPDQTLYYGSVQTMPFVRPHFSELLGAIDFAIANNYPARGEYTGDV from the coding sequence ATGCTATTGCCACGCCAGAAAACCCCTGATCTCGCTTTTGACACAGTAGCTCACGGAAAGTTTGACCTCTCCGCAGAGTCTTCAGAGCGGGGCACTATCGTCTGCTTCTACCGAGGTTTGCATTGCCCGATCTGTGCCAAGTATCTGACTGAACTGCAAAAGAACGTTGATGCATTTGCCGAACGCGGCGTCGGTGTAGTTGCTGTCAGCTCTGATACCGAGGAACGAGCAGCCTTGATGGGCACCAACATCAAAGCCGACAAATTGCGTATTGGCTACGGTCTCTCGTTGAGCAAGGCACGCGAATGGGATCTGTACATCTCCACCTCTCGCGGCAAGACATCCATCGGAATCGAAGAGCCAGCGCTGTTCTCCGAACCCGGTCTGTTTGTCGTCAATCCTGACCAGACTTTGTATTACGGCTCTGTACAGACCATGCCATTTGTTCGACCACACTTCTCCGAATTACTGGGTGCCATCGATTTTGCGATTGCGAACAACTACCCGGCACGAGGCGAGTACACCGGCGATGTCTGA